A genomic window from Camelina sativa cultivar DH55 chromosome 2, Cs, whole genome shotgun sequence includes:
- the LOC104729252 gene encoding uncharacterized calcium-binding protein At1g02270-like isoform X2: MKGRISKIGSYAISSSIRDQHQQPCISCTTFNILAPIYKRLSPKDQSLRESDNRTYWLGRNHRIIDWLLYERSSIICLQEFWVGNEELVNMYEKRLGDAGYLSYKLGRTNNRGDGLLTAVHKDYFRVVNSRDLLFNDCGDRVAQLLHVELVPPYSQYDAHQQVLIVNTHLLFPHDSTLSIVRLQQVYKILQYVESYQKEVNLSPMPIILCGDWNGSKRGHVYKFLRSQGFVSSYDTAHRYTDSDAHKWVSHRNHRGNICAVDFIWLLNPNRYRKLLKTSWSEAVFGMFRYLLRRASLTAEDAFAFLKTDNDGDHITFLGFCETLRQVIAMDLRQKRLKICGLKLTLMEMVF; the protein is encoded by the exons ATGAAGGGGAGAATATCAAAAATAGGAAGCTATGCAATCTCATCATCCATAAGAGACCAGCATCAGCAACCTTGTATCTCTTGTACTACTTTCAACATCCTTGCTCCCATCTATAAACGTCTCTCTCCcaag GATCAAAGTCTTCGTGAAAGTGATAATCGAACGTATTGGCTTGGAAGGAATCATAGAATCATTGATTGGTTATTGTATGAAAGGTCTTCCATCATTTGTTTACAG GAGTTTTGGGTAGGGAACGAAGAGCTTGTTAATATGTATGAGAAGAGACTTGGTGACGCTGGTTATCTCAGTTACAAGCTTGGCCGTACTAATAACCGTGGCGATG GTTTGCTTACGGCTGTTCATAAGGATTATTTTAGAGTTGTGAACTCGAGGGATTTGCTTTTTAACGATTGTGGTGATCGAGTTGCGCAGTTGCTACATGTAGAATTAGTTCCTCCTTACTCTCAGTATGATGCTCATCAACAAGTTTTGATTGTCAATACTCATTTGCTGTTTCCTCATGATTCAACGTTGTCTATAGTTAGACTGCAGCAG GTTTATAAGATTCTTCAGTATGTAGAGTCTTATCAGAAGGAAGTTAATCTCAGTCCTATGCCTATTATACTTTGCGG AGATTGGAATGGAAGTAAGCGAGGACATGTCTACAAGTTTCTCAGGTCACAGGGTTTTGTGTCGTCTTACGACACTGCTCATCGGTATACAGATTCAGATGCTCACAAG TGGGTAAGCCACCGGAATCATCGGGGTAACATATGCGCTGTTGATTTCATATGGCTTCTAAATCCAAATCGGTATAGAAAGCTGTTGAAAACTAGTTGGAGTGAAGCAGTGTTTGGCATGTTCAGG TATCTACTGAGAAGAGCCTCACTAACAGCTGAAGATGCTTTTGCCTTTCTGAAAACCGACAATGATGGTGACCACATTACATTCTTGGGTTTCTGTGAAACGCTTCGGCAG GTCATTGCAATGGACTTACGGCAAAAGAGATTAAAGATTTGTGGACTCAAGCTGACATTGATGGAAATGGTCTTCTAG
- the LOC104729252 gene encoding uncharacterized calcium-binding protein At1g02270-like isoform X1 produces MKGRISKIGSYAISSSIRDQHQQPCISCTTFNILAPIYKRLSPKDQSLRESDNRTYWLGRNHRIIDWLLYERSSIICLQEFWVGNEELVNMYEKRLGDAGYLSYKLGRTNNRGDGLLTAVHKDYFRVVNSRDLLFNDCGDRVAQLLHVELVPPYSQYDAHQQVLIVNTHLLFPHDSTLSIVRLQQVYKILQYVESYQKEVNLSPMPIILCGDWNGSKRGHVYKFLRSQGFVSSYDTAHRYTDSDAHKWVSHRNHRGNICAVDFIWLLNPNRYRKLLKTSWSEAVFGMFRYLLRRASLTAEDAFAFLKTDNDGDHITFLGFCETLRQLNLTGHCNGLTAKEIKDLWTQADIDGNGLLDYKEFQQRIWNQTWSEQRDAADGEAKGNREQTVGFSVKNAVLFPPEVEKGIWPENYSLSDHARLTVVFSPIRMPCSQLVS; encoded by the exons ATGAAGGGGAGAATATCAAAAATAGGAAGCTATGCAATCTCATCATCCATAAGAGACCAGCATCAGCAACCTTGTATCTCTTGTACTACTTTCAACATCCTTGCTCCCATCTATAAACGTCTCTCTCCcaag GATCAAAGTCTTCGTGAAAGTGATAATCGAACGTATTGGCTTGGAAGGAATCATAGAATCATTGATTGGTTATTGTATGAAAGGTCTTCCATCATTTGTTTACAG GAGTTTTGGGTAGGGAACGAAGAGCTTGTTAATATGTATGAGAAGAGACTTGGTGACGCTGGTTATCTCAGTTACAAGCTTGGCCGTACTAATAACCGTGGCGATG GTTTGCTTACGGCTGTTCATAAGGATTATTTTAGAGTTGTGAACTCGAGGGATTTGCTTTTTAACGATTGTGGTGATCGAGTTGCGCAGTTGCTACATGTAGAATTAGTTCCTCCTTACTCTCAGTATGATGCTCATCAACAAGTTTTGATTGTCAATACTCATTTGCTGTTTCCTCATGATTCAACGTTGTCTATAGTTAGACTGCAGCAG GTTTATAAGATTCTTCAGTATGTAGAGTCTTATCAGAAGGAAGTTAATCTCAGTCCTATGCCTATTATACTTTGCGG AGATTGGAATGGAAGTAAGCGAGGACATGTCTACAAGTTTCTCAGGTCACAGGGTTTTGTGTCGTCTTACGACACTGCTCATCGGTATACAGATTCAGATGCTCACAAG TGGGTAAGCCACCGGAATCATCGGGGTAACATATGCGCTGTTGATTTCATATGGCTTCTAAATCCAAATCGGTATAGAAAGCTGTTGAAAACTAGTTGGAGTGAAGCAGTGTTTGGCATGTTCAGG TATCTACTGAGAAGAGCCTCACTAACAGCTGAAGATGCTTTTGCCTTTCTGAAAACCGACAATGATGGTGACCACATTACATTCTTGGGTTTCTGTGAAACGCTTCGGCAG CTCAATTTAACAGGTCATTGCAATGGACTTACGGCAAAAGAGATTAAAGATTTGTGGACTCAAGCTGACATTGATGGAAATGGTCTTCTAGATTACAAAGAGTTTCAG CAAAGAATATGGAACCAAACTTGGTCAGAACAGAGAGACGCAGCAGACGGAGAAGCAAAAGGTAACCGAGAACAAACCGTCGGATTCAGCGTCAAAAACGCAGTTTTGTTTCCTCCTGAAGTTGAAAAAGGAATATGGCCAGAAAATTACTCTCTATCAGACCACGCGAGGCTAACCGTTGTATTCTCTCCCATAAGAATGCCTTGCTCTCAGTTGGTTTCATGA